Genomic window (bacterium BMS3Abin08):
GTATCGGCGTATATGTCCCCGGGGGGAAGGCCTCATATCCTTCAACCGTGCTCATGAATGTCATCCCGGCACAGGTCGCCGGGGTAAAGGAAATTGCCCTCTGTGTGCCCACACCCCATGGCGATATAAACCCTGCACTGATGACGGCGATAGAGATCCTCGGCGTAAAGGAGGTTTACCGAATAGGCGGCGCTCAGGCAGTCGGCGCCCTTGCATATGGAACTGAAACCATAAGGAAGGTCGACAAGATTGTCGGGCCCGGTAACATCTATGTGGCTACTGCAAAACGGATGGTCTTCGGCCTTGTAGATATCGATATGATCGCCGGACCGAGTGAGGTGCTGATAATCGCCGACAGATTGGCCCGTCCGGAGCTGATTGCCGCCGACCTGCTTGGTCAGGCAGAACATGATGAACTCGCCTCCTCCATACTGATAACAACATCGACAGACCTCGCCGAGAGGGTAAACTCTGAACTGAAAGAGCAGCTTAAAGGCTTGAGGCGCAAAGGGATAGCAAGCAGTTCACTCAGAAACTTCGGGAGGATAATAATCGTAAAGAGCCTCAAACAGGCCCTCGGCATAGCAAACGACATAGCACCGGAACATCTGGAGATTATGACGGAGGACCCGGAAAAGCTGCTCCCGCTGGTACGGAATGCAGGCGCCATATTCCTTGGTGAATGGACACCGGAACCCCTTGGTGACTATGCAGCCGGGCCCAACCACACCCTCCCCACGGGCGGGACGGCACGGTTTTTCTCCCCTTTAGGCGTGTACGACTTCCTGAAGAGATCAAGCCTGATCAAGTTCAGCAGGAGATCGTTCCTGAGATTGGCGCCTGTTGTTGAAACCCTTTCAGATACCGAAGGCCTCGAGGCACACGGCAATACGATCAGGATACGCAGGGGACTCGGCTGAACCATAACCTGATGAAAAGAGACAGGATAAAATCATACATCCCCCTGTTTTCAAGCTATGTGGTAATACTCGCACTTGTACTGATTTACTACACGGCTAACCTATCCGTCGTAGGCTGGGCAGTACCTCTCCTGATGGTCCTGACTCCCGTGCTCCTTCACTCCGGGATCCGCGTGGATATCACTCTCAAGGATTTTGCCAAGGCCGTCATCATATCATCCCTGTTTCTGATTCCCTTTGTTTTTACAATCCTGATCACCGGGGGAGAGTTTACCATTCCAGGGCCTTCCACACTCGCATTTCATCTCTTCATTGCGTCCATACCGGAGGAGGTCTATTTCAGGGGGTTCCTGCAGGAAAATGCAGGGAATACCTTGTGGAGTGTCGTTATCATAAGCCTTGCCTTTACAGTCATGCATTCCCCAAGGTATTTTATCGGGGGAGACGTCTCAGCCCTCCTGACATTCTTCCCCTCTCTGGTTATGGGATGGCTCTACATGAAAAAGCGCAACCTCCTCTACCCGGTGATCTTCCACTTCCTCTCAAACATCCTCTTTGCAGGCATCCTTTAGAAACCCGGGGAATCATACCGCCCCGGAGTCCCCGACCTTCGGTCGGGGAGCTTCACTATGATACTCCTGAACGGAGAGTATCGTCAGGTTCTTGCTCTTGAGACCCTTGAGCGCCCGGGCCACTGCCCGGGCCCCCGATATGGTGGTTGTATAAGGCACACGGTACTGGAGGGCGCTGTGGCGGATGTAGAACGAGTCCTTCCTTGCACGGGCACTCTCCACGGTGTTTATGATAAAGCTGATCTCCTTGTTCTTGATGAGGTCAACCACATTAGGTCTGCCCTCCTTGAGCTTGTTCGTAACCTCCACATCTATCCCCCTCTCCTTCAGGTAGGCGGCGGTCCCCTTTGTTGCAACTACTGAAAGGCCGTATTTAATGAACGTCTTTGCTATCTCCGGCACATGGTGTTTGTCCTCATCCCTTACACTCATGAAGACCTTACCGCTGTCGGGGATCTGATTTCGTGCCGATGACGCCGCCTTTGCATAGGCGATACCGAAATCAAGGTCTATCCCCATCACCTCACCTGTGGACTTCATCTCGGGCCCAAGGATGGTATCGACGCCGGGGAACCTGTCAAAGGGGAAGACCGCCTCCTTTACCGCCACATGCCTGACCTCCGGATCGGATGATATACCAAGGTCCGGGAGTTTCTCGCCTGCCATCGTTTTTGCCGCAACCTTTGCAAGGGCCATCCCCGTTGCCTTGCTGACATAGGGGATGGTACGTGAAGCCCTCGGGTTTACCTCAAGCACATAGATATCCTTGTCCTTCACTGCAAACTGAACATTCATGAGCCCGACAACACCCAGTTCCTTTGCAAGCGCCCTGGTCTGCCTCTTTATCTCCCCGACGACATCCCCTGAGAGAGAGTAAGGAGGAACGGAACATGCCGAATCCCCTGAATGAATCCCCGCCTCCTCGATATGCTCCATTACCCCTCCGATTATCACAACTTCCCCGTCTGAAACGGCATCCACATCCACCTCCGTGGCGTCAACGATATACTTGTCGATCAGTATGGGATGCCCTGACGAGGCATTGACAGCCCTCTGCATATAGTTCCTGAGAGACTCTTCATCATAGACTATCTCCATCGCCCTGCCTCCAAGCACGTAGGAGGGCCGCACCATAACAGGGTAGCAAATCCCTGCAGCAACCCCAAGGGCATCCTCGATGCTCATCGCCGTACCGCTGTCAGGCTGCCTGAGATTCAGCTTGTGAAGGAGTTCCTTGAAACGTTTTCTGTCCTCTGCCCTGTCTATTGCATCAGGAGGGGTACCGAGGATCCGGACCCCCTCTCTTTCAAGTGGGACGGCAAGTTTCAGGGGTGTCTGTCCGCCGAACTGGACGATCACACCTTCAGGCCTTTCAACCTCGATGATACCGAGTACATCCTCGAGGGTAAGGGGTTCGAAGTAGAGCCTGTCCGAGGTGTCATAATCGGTGCTGACCGTTTCGGGATTACAGTTCACCATGATCGTCTCATACCCGAGTTCCTTCAGTGCAAAGACGGCATGGACACAGCAGTAATCAAACTCTATGCCCTGCCCGATACGGTTTGGACCGCTGCCCAGGATCATGATCTTCTTCCTGTCCGATGGATTGGCCTCACACTCCGTCCGGCGGCCGTGGGCCGTGGGCAGGCAAGTTGTTCCGGTCTTTTTATCCTCCCCCAATCCGGGACTTCCTGTTCCTATCCTGTAGAACGGTTTTTCATAAGTCGAATACAGATACGGTGTGTATGCCTCGAACTCGGCGGCACAGGTATCGACCATTTTATAAACAGCCCGCATCCCCCCGTCTTTTCTCATCTCCCTGATATCATCCTCTTTCAATCCGGCAAGCCCTGCTATCCTCCTGTCTGAAAAGCCCCATGACTTGGCCTTGTGCAAGAGCTCCGGGCTCAGGGTTCCGGGTTCTTTTGCGGTTTTCATTCTTGAGTTTTTAATCTCGAATTCAAACTCCACTATCTCCCTTATGTTGTTCAGGAACCAGGGATCTATCCATGTAGTTTCGTGTATCTCCGCTACGGTCATTCCTTCCCTGAATGCCTGTGCAACGTAATAGAGCCTCTCACAGTTCGGTGTTTTCAACATCTCCCTCAGTTTATCGGGTTCGACTGCTTTCTCTTCAAAGCCATGGCTGTCAATTTCAAGGCTCCTTATGGCCTTCTGAAGGGACTCCTTGAATGTCCTCCCTATGGACATAACCTCCCCTACCGACTTCATCTGGGTCGTAAGTGTCGGGTCTGCCTCCGGGAACTTCTCAAAGGCAAAACGGGGAATCTTGGTTACCACATAGTCGATGGTGGGTTCAAAACTGGCCGGTGTCTCGCGGGTTATGTCATTGGGTATCTCATCAAGCGTAAGGCCGACAGCCAGTTTTGCAGCTATCTTTGCTATGGGGAACCCCGTTGCCTTGGAGGCGAGGGCAGACGAACGGGAAACACGGGGGTTCATCTCTATGACCATCATCTTCCCGTTTTCCGGGCTGAGGGCAAACTGGATATTACTTCCGCCTGTATCGACACCGATTTCCCTGATCACCGCTATGGATGCATCTCTCATTCTCTGATACTCTTTGTCGGTAAGGGTCTGGGCCGGGGCGACGGTAATCGAGTCACCCGTATGGACACCCATTGGATCGAGGTTTTCAATCGAACATATTATGACCACATTGTCCTTGCTATCCCGCATCACCTCAAGTTCATACTCCTTCCATCCGATGACGGATTCCTCCACAAGCACCTGCCCTACAGGACTCAGTTCAAGGGCATTTTCAAGAAGCACCCTGTACTCCTCCATGTTGTAGGCAACGGCGCTGCCGGTGCCGCCGAGGGTAAACGCCGGCCTGAGGATGGCAGGGAACCTTACATGCCCTATCGCCTCAAGCCCTTTCTCCATGTCTTTAACGGCAACCGAGCGGGGAACATCGAGTCCCACCCTCCCCATCGCTTCCTTAAAGAGATCCCGGTCCTCCGCCTCCTTAATTGCATGGAGCTTTGCCCCTATCAGTTCAACACCATAATGGTCGAGCACTCCGGACTCTGCAAGCTCCATGGCAAGGTTGAGGGCGGTCTGTCCTCCCATTGTAGGCAGGAGCGCATCAGGTTTTTCACGATCAATTATCATCTCCAGTATCTCGGGTGTAAGTGGTTCGATATAAGTGACATCCGCTGTCTCGGGATCAGTCATAATGGTTGCGGGGTTGGAGTTTACAAGCACAACCCTGTAGCCCTCCTCCCTCAGGGCCTTGCATGCCTGGGTGCCTGAGTAGTCGAACTCACAGGCCTGGCCGATCACTATCGGACCTGAACCGATAAGAAGAATCCTGCCGATATCCGTTCTTTTAGGCATCGTTGTCTTTCTCCTGAAAAAATTTAGTAAAACACGAAGGGCGTGATGATAAATGTCACGAGGGACAAATTACAGAAACTCCCTTAATTTCAAAACGACATCCTCTGCATCCTTCTTCTCATGAGTTGTCAGGATCGTATAGCTCTTATCCCCAAAATCCAGATCCACATTATAAAACTCCTTTACCTCTCCAAACCCCGGGATAACGGTCCCGTGCTGCAAGGCAATCTTCTTAACAAAGGCTATGGCATCCGCATTTTCGGGCTCAAATTTCACATGCCCTATCTTTATCTCTTTTAATTCCCCTACGGGTCTCTTTACCCTTGTGCCGAATATGGGCCTTTTCAGGGAAATCGTCACCCACTCTCCGTCAAACACCGTCTCCAGGTATGGCTCCTTCAGGATATACAACCGCGAAAGGGGAAGGACAACTGCAAATACAAGTATCCCGATAACATAATGAACGAGTCCCAGATCCGTAATGAGGGCAAAAAAACCAAGGACCGCACCCATGGCTGCCGCCGCAATAAAGCTTGCGGAGAGTTCACGGCTGAAGATCCCGCTGTGGAGCACGCTCCCCCTGTCCGACCTGAAAGACCTGGTCTCAATGATAACCCTGCCGTCCTCTAACGTGATCTTATACGCCGGCGATCCCATAACTCAACGTGTTATCCTCCGTAAGATTTTCCATAGGAATTATGAAACACTTTCTTATAGTCAAGGTCCTCTCTCGGGTGAGGGGGCTTTTTCTCATCCGGGTAACCTACGGCAATAACGGATTCGACCCTCATTGCACGGGGGATACTTAATACCTCCTTTACGTAATCCTCCGAGGTCATGGGCTCATTACACACCCTGTCCCTGATCTGCACCCAGCAACTCCCCAGCCCGATGGACCCAGCGGTCAGATGAATAAAGATCGAGGCTATAGAGCAGTCCTCAATCCATACATCACACCTCCGGGGGTCGGCACAGATCACAATCCCCAGAGGGGCATTCACCAGGAATGACGAACCATGTGCCTTCGCCCTTGAGAGTTTCTTAAGGAGGTCCCTGTCTGTTACCACAATAAACTCCCAAGGGTTCAGGCCCCTTGATGAAGGGGCACGGAGGGCCGCCTCGATCAGGAGATCGATCTTTTCAGGTTCGACCCCCTGCTCCCTGAACCTTCGTATGCTTCTTCTTTTTCTTATCAGTTCCAAAAACATAATCTCTCCCCGTAGTTAGTGTCTGTGTATAAACTACATGTACTTGTCATTCCCGCAATCCCGAACGCCTTCGGGACGGGAATCCTTCTTAAAGAACGATTCCGGTCAAGCCGGAATGACGGAAAACGACTACTGTTCGACTTTATACACAGACTCTATTTAGAGTCTGTGTATAAAGTGCCATTTTTTATTTTTGTCATACCCGAAGTCAGTAGTCGGGTATCCAGAAGTTACTGAAAAGA
Coding sequences:
- the hisD gene encoding histidinol dehydrogenase: MKIIKDERALRRFTSILKKRAEGVDDKTVDTVSEILQGIKDRGDRALMEYTERFDDLKVPPFEIPEKEISALSRLTPPGIVGALETAARRILEFHKKQVEESWTFRDRGAVMGQIIRPIERIGVYVPGGKASYPSTVLMNVIPAQVAGVKEIALCVPTPHGDINPALMTAIEILGVKEVYRIGGAQAVGALAYGTETIRKVDKIVGPGNIYVATAKRMVFGLVDIDMIAGPSEVLIIADRLARPELIAADLLGQAEHDELASSILITTSTDLAERVNSELKEQLKGLRRKGIASSSLRNFGRIIIVKSLKQALGIANDIAPEHLEIMTEDPEKLLPLVRNAGAIFLGEWTPEPLGDYAAGPNHTLPTGGTARFFSPLGVYDFLKRSSLIKFSRRSFLRLAPVVETLSDTEGLEAHGNTIRIRRGLG
- a CDS encoding CAAX amino terminal protease self- immunity; translated protein: MKRDRIKSYIPLFSSYVVILALVLIYYTANLSVVGWAVPLLMVLTPVLLHSGIRVDITLKDFAKAVIISSLFLIPFVFTILITGGEFTIPGPSTLAFHLFIASIPEEVYFRGFLQENAGNTLWSVVIISLAFTVMHSPRYFIGGDVSALLTFFPSLVMGWLYMKKRNLLYPVIFHFLSNILFAGIL
- the carB gene encoding carbamoyl-phosphate synthase large chain, giving the protein MPKRTDIGRILLIGSGPIVIGQACEFDYSGTQACKALREEGYRVVLVNSNPATIMTDPETADVTYIEPLTPEILEMIIDREKPDALLPTMGGQTALNLAMELAESGVLDHYGVELIGAKLHAIKEAEDRDLFKEAMGRVGLDVPRSVAVKDMEKGLEAIGHVRFPAILRPAFTLGGTGSAVAYNMEEYRVLLENALELSPVGQVLVEESVIGWKEYELEVMRDSKDNVVIICSIENLDPMGVHTGDSITVAPAQTLTDKEYQRMRDASIAVIREIGVDTGGSNIQFALSPENGKMMVIEMNPRVSRSSALASKATGFPIAKIAAKLAVGLTLDEIPNDITRETPASFEPTIDYVVTKIPRFAFEKFPEADPTLTTQMKSVGEVMSIGRTFKESLQKAIRSLEIDSHGFEEKAVEPDKLREMLKTPNCERLYYVAQAFREGMTVAEIHETTWIDPWFLNNIREIVEFEFEIKNSRMKTAKEPGTLSPELLHKAKSWGFSDRRIAGLAGLKEDDIREMRKDGGMRAVYKMVDTCAAEFEAYTPYLYSTYEKPFYRIGTGSPGLGEDKKTGTTCLPTAHGRRTECEANPSDRKKIMILGSGPNRIGQGIEFDYCCVHAVFALKELGYETIMVNCNPETVSTDYDTSDRLYFEPLTLEDVLGIIEVERPEGVIVQFGGQTPLKLAVPLEREGVRILGTPPDAIDRAEDRKRFKELLHKLNLRQPDSGTAMSIEDALGVAAGICYPVMVRPSYVLGGRAMEIVYDEESLRNYMQRAVNASSGHPILIDKYIVDATEVDVDAVSDGEVVIIGGVMEHIEEAGIHSGDSACSVPPYSLSGDVVGEIKRQTRALAKELGVVGLMNVQFAVKDKDIYVLEVNPRASRTIPYVSKATGMALAKVAAKTMAGEKLPDLGISSDPEVRHVAVKEAVFPFDRFPGVDTILGPEMKSTGEVMGIDLDFGIAYAKAASSARNQIPDSGKVFMSVRDEDKHHVPEIAKTFIKYGLSVVATKGTAAYLKERGIDVEVTNKLKEGRPNVVDLIKNKEISFIINTVESARARKDSFYIRHSALQYRVPYTTTISGARAVARALKGLKSKNLTILSVQEYHSEAPRPKVGDSGAV
- the nfrA2 gene encoding FMN reductase [NAD(P)H]; this encodes MFLELIRKRRSIRRFREQGVEPEKIDLLIEAALRAPSSRGLNPWEFIVVTDRDLLKKLSRAKAHGSSFLVNAPLGIVICADPRRCDVWIEDCSIASIFIHLTAGSIGLGSCWVQIRDRVCNEPMTSEDYVKEVLSIPRAMRVESVIAVGYPDEKKPPHPREDLDYKKVFHNSYGKSYGG